A section of the Falco biarmicus isolate bFalBia1 chromosome 3, bFalBia1.pri, whole genome shotgun sequence genome encodes:
- the SYTL1 gene encoding LOW QUALITY PROTEIN: synaptotagmin-like protein 1 (The sequence of the model RefSeq protein was modified relative to this genomic sequence to represent the inferred CDS: deleted 1 base in 1 codon), whose amino-acid sequence MLASLVHARHPKPPRPQPPTSCHPPGPAMALELGAEALLDLSFLTEEERCAIAEVLRRDWQLRRREEGRISKLRKSVSDPVRLRTLTGDWFCDARAQRHRHHLGSDLVRASIRRRRRPRGVGDLECGPSLGELEAISEPLTEREDEDEDGVAELKESPPTEEAQAAAEPQGSPTAPALEGTLVSQPLQQGDVPAREQDTPAQPGDTVGGNPFGTSSTEEDEEEPDSAHISPSAGQGPGTPQTDPVSPGHVPLQNGHVPPSSLLSTTSSSVSSLSSSTLSGSLMSLYSEGELGSVAVRGCVQFSLCYDPAKKELQVHVLRCRELAEAKKQRSDPYIKTYLLPDKSNRSKRKTTVRKRSLDPIFNETLKYKLEKRDLQGRTLNLSVWHHDSLGRNLFLGEVEIALGAWDWANTRPEWFSLQPRMPISSDGLVSRGNLNLALKFIPAGSEGGGLPPTGELHIWVKDAQSLIPLQSGTVDAFVQCYVLPDDSKASRQKTRVVKRSLNPLFNHTMVYDGFQAKDLAEACAEFTLWHHEAFSKRQLGGIRLSLGTGSSYGLPVGWMDSTAEERGVWGRLLQQPGQWVEALLPLRTNLVPRA is encoded by the exons ATGCTGGCATCGCTGGTGCATGCCCGGCACCCTAAGCCACCCCGGCCACAGCCCCCCACTTCTTGCCACCCACCTGGGCCCGCCATGGCACTggagctgggggctgaggcACTGCTGGACCTGAGCTTCCTGACGGAGGAGGAGAGGTGTGCCATCGCCGAGGTGCTGCGCCGTGACTGGCAGCTCCGCCGCCGCGAGGAGGGGCGCATCAG CAAGCTCCGCAAGTCGGTGTCGGACCCGGTGCGGCTGAGGACCCTCACCGGGGACTGGTTCTGCGATGCCCGTGCCCAGCGCCACCGGCACCACCTGGGCTCCGACCTTGTCCGCGCCTCCATCCGCCGCAGGAGGCGGCCCCGGG GAGTGGGGGACCTGGAGTGTGGCCCCAGCCTGGGCGAGCTGGAGGCCATCAGCGAGCCGCTGACGGAAagggaggatgaggatgaggacGGTGTGGCAGAGCTGAAGGAGAG TCCCCCTACCGAGGAGGCGCAGGCGGCTGCAGAGCCCCAG GGCAGCCCCACGGCCCCAGCTCTGGAGGGGACCCTGGTGTcacagcccctgcagcagggtgATGTCCCGGCAAGGGAGCAGGACACCCCGGCCCAGCCAG GCGACACGGTAGGTGGGAACCCCTTCGGCACATCCAGCACggaggaagatgaggaagagCCTGACTCTGCGCACAtcagccccagtgctgggcaG GGCCCAGGGACCCCCCAGACAGATCCGGTATCCCCAGGCCATGTGCCCCTGCAGAATGGCCACGTGCCCCCAAGCAGCCTGCTGAGCACCACCAGCTCCTCTGTGTCCAGCCTCAGCTCCTCCACG CTGAGCGGCAGCCTGATGAGCCTGTACAGCGAGGGCGAGCTGGGCAGCGTGGCCGTGCGGGGCTGCGTCCAGTTCTCCCTCTGCTACGACCCGGCCAAGAAGGAGCTGCAGGTCCACGTGCTGCGG TGCCGCGAGCTGGCCGAGGCCAAGAAGCAGCGGTCGGACCC GTACATCAAGACGTACCTGCTGCCGGATAAGTCCAACCGCAGCAAGCGCAAGACGACGGTGCGCAAGAGGAGCTTGGATCCTATCTTCAATGAGACCCTCAAG TACAAGCTGGAGAAGAGGGACCTGCAGGGCCGGACCCTGAACCTCTCCGTGTGGCACCACGACAGCCTGGGCAGGAACCTCTTCCTGGGTGAGGTGGAGATCGCACTGGGCGCCTGGGACTGGGCCAACACACGCCCCGAGTGGTTCAGCCTCCAGCCCCGG ATGCCCATCTCCTCAGACGGCCTCGTCAGCCGGGGCAATCTCAATTTGGCATTGAAGTTCATCCCTGCCGGCTCGGAAG GTGGGGGGCTGCCACCCACGGGTGAGCTGCACATCTGGGTGAAGGATGCTCAGAGCCTCATCCCTCTGCAGAGCGGCACCGTGGATGCTTTCGTGCAGTG CTATGTGCTGCCGGATGACAGCAAGGCAAGCCGGCAGAAGACGCGGGTGGTGAAGCGGAGCCTCAACCCCCTCTTTAACCACACCATGGTGTACGACGGCTTCCAGGCCAAGGACCTGGCCGAGGCGTGCGCCGAGTTCACCCTCTGGCACCACGAAGCCTTTTCCAAGCGCCAGCTGGGTGGCATCCGGCTCAGCCTGGGCACAG GGAGCAGCTACGGGCTGCCAGTGGGCTGGATGGACTCGACGGCAGAGGAGCGGGGAGTGTGGGGGcgcctgctccagcagcccGGCCAGTGGGTGGAAGCGTTGCTGCCCCTGAGGACCAATTTGGTCCCCCGGGCatag